TTTGCGGCAACCATCATTGTAACGACGTCATGTACTGGACTTCCTTTTATTTTCGGATTTAATTTTCTATAAGCTTTATAATAATACGTAAAAATCGGTTCAATTAATTTATTAAAACTTGTTTTAGAATGTTTCGTAATATACTTTACCATCTCTGGCGTAATAATAGCTTCAGATGTAACATTGAGCGGCACCAGTGTCACATTCTTGGCATTTTGCATAACTAATTGCGACGCAATCGGATCACTATGAAAATTCGCCTCTGCGACTGGTGTAACATTGCCAGGCATTAAGAAAGCACCGCCCATTATATAATATTCTTTCACATACTTCATCATTGGCTTTTCTAAAATAAATGCTGTCGCAAGTGTCGTTGACCTCCCAGCATCAACTATAATTAATTCTCCTTTATATTTTTCAAGAATGTCAAAAAACTCACAAAAAGGCTTTATATTTGGAGAAAGATTTTTCGGTGGTCGAATTGGTCCTAAACCTTCCGCCCCATGAATTTCTGGATAATACGTTGTAATATCTCCAGATAAAGGAATTTTCGCACCATTAATAACTGGTATATCTTCCCTACCTGCTAACTGTAATAAATATGCCGCATTACTTGTCGCCTTTTCTTGCGTTACATTTCCATATCCTGTAACCACACCAACAATATCAATATCAGGATGCAACAATCCATACATAATTGCTAAAGAGTCATCAATTCCTGGGTCTCCTAAAAATAATACTTTTTTCATCGACCTCAACTCCATCCCCTCAATTGTTATTAATTTATGAATAACAATCGGCATACAGAATAAAAAAGAACAATTTCATACGAAAAAACGCAGTCCTATAAGGACTACGTTCTCCAGCTAACCTATACAGTTTTTTTTACAGCACTCATACTTCCAATAATGTAAGCGATAAACGCAAAACAAATCGGAAAGACAACTGTATGTATACCAAACGGATTTGGATAGAAAAGGTGAATACACATATATGAACCTACTCCAACGAAAATGGAAGCAAGCGCTCCTGTTGCATTTCCTTTCCTCCAATATAACCCTAATACGATTGGCCAAATGAATGCTGCTTCTAATCCACCGAAAGAAAATAAATTTAGCCATATTAAAAAATCTGGTGGTTTAATGGCTGCTGCATAAACGAGTAGTCCTACAATACCAGTAATCCACAAACTTCCTTTTTTTATCGTACTGTCTGCTGCATCTTTATTTATGTAATTTACGTATATATCTTTAATAATTGACGAACTTACAAGTAATAATAACGAGTTTACTGTAGACATAATCGCTGCCATTGGTGCAGCTAAGAAAACTCCAGCTAACCAAGGTGGCAACACTTCCATCGCAAGTAGCGGCATTACTTTATCTGGTACCGTTATACCTGGAAGTACTACTCTTGCAAATACACCTGTTAAATGCATACCGATCATAATTGTACCAACGACAACTGTTCCAATTATTAAAGCTTGGTGCATAGCTTTTGAATTTTTATAAGACATGGCACGCACGCTAATTTGTGGTAAACCTACAACACCAATTCCAATTAAAATCCAAAATGATGTCACATATGACTTCGTTAAACTGCCATCTGCTCCGAATGGTGTAATTAAATTTGGATTGATTTGAACAAGTTCCTGCATAATCTTTTCAATTCCACCACCAGCAATGACAGTAGCAATTAAAATGATTGTCGTTCCAACTAACATAATAATTCCTAATAATGTATCTGATAAAGCGACTGCACGAAATCCACCAATTAATACGTAAACAAGTACAGAAAAAGTAAATAAAAATAGTGCTGTTGTGTACGATAGACCCGTTAGTGACTCGATTAATCGTCCACCACCGACCCACTGGGCTACTGTCGCTGAAAATAAAAAGATAATAATACATAACGCAGAAAGTATAACAACTGCTTTATTATTGTATCTCCCTTTTAAATAATCGATAAGAGTAATGGCTTCCATCTTCCTAGCGATAATTGCAAACTTTTTACCGATAACCGTTAAAACGATATACCCTGTTACAACTTGAATCGCAGATAACAATACCCATCCAAGCCCCATATTGTAAGCAATACCAGGACCACCAATAAAGCTACTTGCACTACCGTACGTAGCAATCATTGTCATCGCTAATAATAAACCGCCTAGCTCACGCCCACCAAGAAAATATTCTTGTAAAAATTTATTATGAGCAGTTGCTTGAACGCGTCTTGAAGCATATACACCAATTAAAAATACAACGATAAACGAAATTATCATTGGAATGATTACATACCAATTCATCTATTATTCCTCACTTTTTTCTTCCTCATCGAGTGAAATATCTTGAAATACAAAACGAACAACTAAACTAAGTAAAATAACCATAACGATAAATCCAACGATACAGCTATAAAAAAACCATGCGGGAAAACCTAATACATATGTATATTCACTCGGATTTTTACTACCAAGCCCATAAGCGAATCCGTACCATATTATAAAATTAATAATAGCAAGTCCAAGACCAATTAACGCTTCTCTATGGGCTATTCGAAAGCGTGGATCATCATGATAATCTTTCATTTTTCCCCCTCCTCTCACGATGTATTATTGTACCATTGTTCTTCTAGTTTTTCCTACTAGAAAGCAAAACAAGCAGGATTTTTTATAATCATATAGAAGATTCTGTTACATTACATATTTTTTACAATTGTAACACAAATGAAATTTGAATTTTCAGTATTTATTAATTATGATTTTAATTAGAGGCTTTCCATCTAGTTTCCACATCCTTGATTTCGGAATAAGCGCCGTCTCGTACTGCGTTTACATTATATTTTCAAGGGGGTTATACAATGAGTCAACTAGCTGTAAATCTTCATGAAAAGGTAGAAAAGTTTCTTCAAGGTACAAAAAAGTTATATGTGAATGGATCTTTCATTGAAAGCGCTTCCGGAAAAACGTTTATAACACCAAACCCAGCAACTGGTGAAACACTTGCTGTCGTTTCTGAAGCTGGTCGCGAAGATATTCATAAAGCTGTAGTCGCAGCTCGCATGGCTTTTGACGAAGGTCCTTGGTCTCGTATGAGCACTGCTGAGCGAAGCCGTCTCATGTACAAGTTAGCTGATTTAATGGAAGAACATAAAGAAGAGCTTGCACAGCTCGAAACGTTAGATAACGGAAAGCCAATCCGTGAAACAATGGCAGCAGATATACCACTTGCAATTGAACATATGCGCTATTATGCTGGCTGGGCTACGAAAATCGTTGGTCAAACAATCCCTGTTTCCGGTAATTACTTTAACTATACACGCCATGAAGCTGTTGGTGTCGTCGGTCAAATTATCCCTTGGAACTTCCCTCTTCTTATGGCGATGTGGAAAATGGGAGCAGCGCTTGCTACAGGATGTACAATCATTTTAAAACCTGCAGAACAAACTCCACTATCAGCTCTATACTTAGCTGAATTAATTGAAGAAGCTGGATTTCCGAAAGGTGTTATTAATATTGTTCCTGGATTCGGTGAATCAGCTGGACAAGCACTTGTTAATCATCCACTCGTTGATAAAATTGCATTTACTGGTTCTACTCCAGTCGGTAAACAAATTATGCGACAAGCATCTGAGTCATTAAAACGCGTTACACTTGAGTTAGGCGGTAAATCACCAAATATCATCTTGCCAGATGCTGATTTATCTCGCGCGATTCCTGGTGCCCTTTCTGGTGTTATGTTTAACCAAGGGCAAGTATGCTCTGCTGGATCACGCTTATTTGTTCCGAAGAAAATGTATGATAATGTCATGGCTGATCTCGTCCTCTATTCTAAAAAACTAAATCAAGGTGTCGGTCTTAACCCTGAAACAACAATTGGTCCTCTCGTTTCCGAAGAACAACAAAAACGTGTAATGGGCTACATTGAAAAAGGGATTGAAGAAGGCGCTGAAGTACTTTGCGGAGGAAGTAATCCATTCGATCAAGGCTACTTCGTTTCTCCTACAGTATTCGCTGACGTAAATGATGAAATGACGATCGCAAAAGAAGAAATTTTCGGTCCAGTTATTTCTGCAATACCGTTTAACGATATTGATGAAGTAATTGAACGTGCAAATAAATCGCAATTTGGTTTAGCTGCTGGTGTGTGGACAGAAAATGTTAAAACTGCACACTATGTTGCAAGTAAAGTACGTGCAGGTACAGTATGGGTAAACTGTTATAACGTCTTTGATGCAGCATCTCCATTTGGAGGATTTAAACAATCTGGCCTCGGCCGTGAAATGGGATCTTACGCATTAAATAACTATACAGAAGTGAAGAGCGTTTGGCTTAACTTAAATTAATGAGAAAGAACCTGACCTACCTGGTCAGGTTCTTTTCATTATGTATTCCTTTAAACTTGCAGTCCTCCGCTCACATTTAATACTTCACCTGTAATATAGGATGCGTATTCTGATGCTAAAAAGGCTGCTGCGTTCGCAATATCTTCTGGCGTTCCAATTCTACCAACTGGAATAGCGCCAACCATCTTTTCTTTCACTTTATCTGGTATCGTTTTTGTCATATCTGTATCCATAAACCCCGGACAAATCGCGTTACAAGTAATACCGAAACTTCCAACTTCTTTCGCTGCCGTTTTCGTTAAACCTACAACTCCTGCCTTTGTAGCCGCATAATTTGCTTGCCCTATGTTTCCTTCTCTACTAATTGAAGATATATTAATAATGCGCCCATACCCTTGTTGTCTCATGTAAAGAAGCGCTGGTTGCATACAATAAAAAACTCCAGTTAAGTTTACTTGTAACACTTGTTCCCAAGCAGACTTCTCCATTTTATGTAACATTGCGTCTCTTGTAATTCCAGCATTATTCACCAAAATATGTAATGTACCAAATTTTTGAACCGCATATTCAATTAACGACTTCGCTTCATTTTGATTACTTACATCACATCGATATGAGCACACTTCATATCCTTCATCTGATAACTCACGTGTCGTTTTTTGTAGATTCTCTTCATTTACATCGCTAATTAATACTTTCGCCCCTAGTTTTGCATAAACCCTTGCAATCTCTTTTCCAATTCCCTGTGCAGCTCCTGTTACAACAGCTGTTTTCCCGTTTAAAAACTCCATCCCTATCCCCCATTTCTATTACTTATACTGTATATTTCGGCTTTTTACTTTCCAATTCCTCTTTGTATAAAAAAGTCTATTTGTGTCAAACTAACTTTGCAACGTCGCATAAAGTGAAACTTTAATCAGTGGGGGTTTTCTTCATCCCCCACTGATTATTAGCCCTCACCAATCGGACTTTTATGGGCAGCCCGACCCCCACCTAACTTCTTTACTTTCGCTGAATTTTGAGGTGAGGTCTTACTGCCCATTAAAGCGGGATAAAGTGCAAGGAGATTGTGTCGAATGAACAAAAAAAATTTCAAACAAAACAAAGCTACTGATGGCATTGATGTTGAGTTCTCTCGCGAACTCGCTGACCACAATGACTTAGAAGCAAACGCACGTGCAAATGCCGCTGATGCACGTCAAAAGCGCCAATCAACCGAAAAATAAGGTACATCACAACCTTATTCTTTTCAAAAGGGACCTACTACCCAACAAAATAAACCGAGAGACATCTCTCGGTTTATTTTTTATATTTTTTTGCATAATGAGCCAAAGTAAGCAACGGATATATATGAGCATAACTATGATAACGAATATAAAACCCACCTGGTAAACCTGTTCCAGTAGGATATTTTTCATTTATATAAGAGTTGGAGAGCAAATATGAAATACCTTTTCGAATAACTGGCGTTTCTTTATCATAGTAAGAAATGAGGGCATCTAACGCCCATGCTGTTTGGGATGGTGTACTAAACGGCAAAGTAACAAATCTTTTTTCCACACTACTTTGGCAAGATTCTCCCCAGCCACCATCTTCATGCTGTATATGTTCAAGCCATAAAGCTGCTCGTTTTAATGATGGATTGCTAGATGGAATTCCGAATGACCGTAAACCTGTCATAACAGCCCACGTACCATATATATAACAAATTCCCCATTTCCCATACCACGATCCATTTTCCTCTTGTACATTCATTAACCAATTTATCGCACTTTGTTTTTGTTTCTCGGGCAATTCATTTTGCGTATACGTCCCAAAAAATTCTAACACTCTTCCTGTAATATCTGGTGTAGAAGGATCTGTAATCATATCACTTGCATTTTCGATTGGTAAATTTGCTAATATACGGCTCGTTACCCCTTTTTCAAAAGTCCCCCAACCACCATCATTATTTTGCAATCCTTTAACCCAATTAACAGCTCGCTTCCAAGCATTGTCTACATTTTCGTTCCCTCTACTTCGCGCCAATGCTCTTAACGCAGCAGTTGTATCATCAATATCTGGAATCGTCGTATTCACATCCGAAAAGCCCCACCCCCCCGGGAAGAGATCCGGTGCATGTACACTCCAATCTACTTTCTTCGTTTGCTGTTTTCTTAGTAAATATGCTGATGCATTGTGAATCACTTTACTTGCTTTCGGAACTTGAGCTTCTTGCAAAGCATAACTGAGTAAAGCTGTATCCCATATAGTTGATGGAGAGTTTTGCAAATGGCTCCCTCTCTCCATCTTCCATATATAAGATGTGATTCCCGTTATAGCCTTCTCAATAATTGGTGATTGAATAGAATGTCCTAATGCAAGTAAAGCATAAATCATATAAAACGAGGCAGTTGCGTAGCTATATAATGTTCCATTTTCATCAATACGCTCTTTCATAAAACGTTCTACTTCCTCATATCCTTTATGATGCAAAGAAAGTGGATACGTTATAATTTTCTTCACGTCACTTAATAATGTTTGAAAAACCGGAGACCGGTCCTCCCGAAACCATTCTCCGCCCCCGCCTGCAATGTGATTTAAATTTGGCAATAACTTTTTCCCTACTCGAAATCTTTTATTTAAACAAAGCATCATCGGAATTAAATGAATACGTGCTGAGCTACTCAGTTCAAAAATACTGAGAGGGGAATCATTCTGCAGAAACATAATTGGTGTTGGCAAATGAAAGAGAGAAGGATATTCATATTCTCCATGAATCGCTAATAAAAACTTCGTCATAAAATGAGCACGCGCTACCCCACCGCGCTCATTTATAAACATTTCCGCTCGCTTCATATTCGCATCTTCTTTTGTATATTTTTCCGATGCAAGTAAGGCAGCATAAGATTGAATTGTAGCAGATAAATTCCCCCCCGCTTCATCTTCATACAATTTCCATGTTCCTTCATTTGTTTGGAGTGATGCTAATCTTTTTACAAACGGTTCTATCTCTTTATCTCTACCTAATAATTTTAATAAGAAAATCATATGACAATCTGTTAGTGGAGCTCCTTCAAAACAAAACCGCCACGTACCATCTTGCCGTTGCATTGTTTGAAGTGCAGTTGTTCTTCTCGCTATTTCTTCATGCACTTTTTCATATAATAACAAGTTACTCACCCACCCTTTCGAAATCCGTATAACGATATTCAAAAAGATAGCTGAATATGTATGAAAACAAAGAAAAGCAGAACATATAAAATGTTCTGCTCATAAACAATATCCTACTCCGACAATAATCCCTAATAAAGCACCGACTACTACTTCATACGGTGTATGCCCAACAAGTTCATTTAACTTCTTATATTCTGTTTCTCTACCGTGAAAAAACTCATTCAATATTTTTGCTTGTTTACTTACTGCAAGCCTTACTCCTGAAGCATCATACATAACTATAATGGCAAAAATAGCAGCAACCGCAAACATCGAGCTTTCCACACCTTCCACAACTCCAACTCCTGTAGCAAGCGCTGTAACTGTTGAAGCATGAGAACTTGGCATCCCACCTGAAGCAAAAAACTTTGCAAAATCAAATTCACCTGTTTTGACTAATTTAAAGACTACTTTCGTTAATTGTGCTAAAAACCATGAAAGTACAGCAGCCATAAGCGGATCGTTATGTAAAATTGTTTCCACGTTCTCAGCTCCCTACTAGCTATAATGGAAATCCTATATAGTATCAGTATAAAGAAAAATGCGTAGAAAATACTACGCATTATGATACTTTTGCTGATTTATTTTTTATAAATTTCGGTTGTTTCTGCACTAAGAACTTTGTCTTCGCTACCGAGAATACAAATAAAGCAACCCATATACAGAAAAATGCAATCATATGTGTAGCTGTGAAATGTTCACCAAATACAAATACACCTAAAATTAAGCTAATTGTTGGCGCAATATATTGTAAAAATCCGACCATATAAAGTGGAATAAGTTGCGCTCCTTTCGCAAAATAAAATAGTGGTAATGCTGTTACAATGCCTGCTCCTATTAAAAGTAACGTTGATAAAATGGAAATAGATCCAAATGAGCCGAAACCATGTGCGCCTGTCATAACAAGGTAAATGATTGCAAACGGCGTCACTAACATCGTTTCCATCGTAAGCCCAATTGTCGCATCATAGTTTAACAATTTTTTCGTTAATCCGTATAATCCAAATGAAAAGGCAAGTGAAAGAGAAACCCACGGAATAGATCCGAAACGTACTGTTAAAATGACAACTCCTACTCCAGCTAAACCAACTGCAACATATTGCCAAAAGTTTAACTTTTCCTTTAAAACGACTGTACCAAGTAAAATACTAATAAGCGGATTAATATAATAGCCAAGACTCGCTTCAATAACATGATTATGATTAACAGCCCATATGTAAACAAACCAATTTCCGCTAATCAAGACTGAAGCTATTGTTAATGACATTAATAATTTAGGTCGTTTAAAAAGATTCACAAATTCCCCAATAAACTGGCGAAATCTCTTCGTAACACCTAATACGAGTAACATAAAAACAAACGCCCAAACGATGCGGTGTGCTAATATTTCATCTGCAGGAACTTCTTCAACCCATTTCCAATAAATCGGCAGAATACCCCACATCGTATAAGCACCAGCCGCATATAGTATCCCTTTTTTTTGCTCTGCTGATTGACTCCCCATCTTCCTTTTTCTCCTCTTCTCATTTTTTCTCCATTATACGTTCTCATATGCTCACTTTACCAATAATCAATCTGCATTTCTTTCGACATTTCTCATACAACGAATAATAAACATACCGTTATTGCAACAAGTAACGGTATGCCGAAAACAAATTTCTTTTTATGAGTTTTATGATGAAACATATACATACCAATCCAAGCTCCAACTGCTCCCCCAGCTGCCGCTGATAAAAACAACGTACTTTCTGGCGTTCTCCACTGTTTCTTCTTTGCTTTTCGTTTATCAAGCCCCATAAGGCTAAAAGCTATAACATTAATAATAATAAAATAAATCCATTTCATCGCTTTCTCTCCTTATGAAAAATTCGATTAATAGTAACACGAAAAAACGACGGAAACAACTGAAGAACGCTTTTTATCAAACTAGTTTAATTCATTACTTGCATATTTATATAACCAATTAAAATCGCAGTTATAGCAATTAAACAAAAAGATGTTATGAGCAGAAGCTTATATTTCATTCCCTTCACCCACTACCATATCATCGAAAAAACTTCTCTCAATCTCTTTTTCATCAAAATAAAGAACTACGATTAACCCTACGTATAAAGAAACGAAATTTAGAAACCATTCGCCATTATCATCTTTGTTAGCTAAACATTTAAATATCTCTTGAAATTGCATACGCTCGTCTGCAGCAACAATGGGACGTACACCAAAATATTTCAATACGAGATTCAGCTTTAGTTGCACGGATAATGATAAAATATATTTTAATAGCTTCGTATACTCTGCACTATCTTTTTGACTATACAACTTCACAAGCTTTGGATGTAAATTCGAAATCGATAATTCCTCGTCAGTCACTCTAGTTACTTCTATCGTTTCAATCATCTTTTTCATATCCATCACATTCACCCCTTCTGAAAAAATTCTAAAGCCAAAGAGTACTTAATTCAAAATGTATAATAATTGTGCGTTTCTCGTCTCTCGTTCTTCCTCACTGACTAAATCATACTTTTTTAGGAGGTGAAAAACATCATTTAATAATTTCTGTGAATGAGTACCTTGCAAAAAATTCTTTAACTCTTTAAAAATCCCTTCAGGTAAAAAATTCTTTTGACTTTCAAGCTTATTCATCACATCTTCAATAGAATGATCAATGTTACATGCCATACTAAACTTCCCCCTCTATCCTCTATAAATAATATCCTCAGCTAACGATGTAAACACTTCTCCAACAAGAGAATCTTCATCATATACAGATGAACCATTATTTTCTTCACGTTTCGCAAAAGGTATTTTGGCAATTACTTCTGTTTGCAATTGTTCTGCAAGCATTTCGCCGCCGCCTTTTCCGAAGAGATAATTTTTCGATCCATCTTGTTCTTCATAATAAGCCATATTTTCCACAATACCTAAAATCTCATGCTTCGTATGTTTTGCCATTACACCGACTCTTGAAGCAACGAATGAAGCTACATTGTGCGGAGTTGTAACAATTATTTCTTTCGCTTGCGGAACCATTGCCGCAACATCAATGGCAACATCTCCTGTACCTGGTGGTAAATCAAGTAATAAATAATCTAATTCTCCCCAGTGCGTATTCGCAAGGAAATTTTGAATCCATTTATTTAGCATCGGTCCGCGCCACATCACTGGGTTATTTCCTTCTGTAAAGAATCCCATCGACATGATTTTAACACCGTGACTAATGACTGGAATTGCCGTTTGATCAATCATCGTTGGTTTCTTATTCGTTTCCATCATAGCTGGAATACTAAAACCATATATATCTGCATCTAATATCCCCACTTTTTTGCCCATACGAGCTAGTGCAGTTGCAAGATTAATTGTCACCGTTGATTTTCCAACTCCGCCTTTTCCGCTCGTTACAGTAATAAAACGTACTCCTGAATCCGGGCGAAGCATACTCGGCATACCAGTTTCTGTTCTAGTATTTTTCTTTAACTTCTCTGTTAAAGATGCACGTTCTTCTTGTGTCATAGAGCCAAATATTACCTCCACTTTAGAGACACCAATTGCGTAAAGTGATTCTTCAATATCTTGTTGAATTTTTGCTTTTAACGGACAACCTTGGATTGTTAGTACTACTTCAAGTTTAACCTCTGTTCCGTTCATTTGTATATTTCTAACCATATTTAATTCTACAACACTTTTGTGTAACTCTGGATCCTCTACATGTTTTAATGCATTCATTATTTGTTCTTGAGTAAGCATAGAACTCATCCCTTCTCTTATTCTAATTTATATACCACATCTTCTTGGCGCTTCATCTGGTGAAAAAACTTATTATCCCCCGCTAACGGGCGGGATTAATGCGACTATATCTCCAGTTTTTATCATATCTTCATTCATTACAAACTCTTCATTAACAGCCACCATCACTTTATCCAGCGTTTGTAAACAATAGCTGGCTTTGAGCCATTCTTTTAATTGCTGCACTGTCATTTCTTGCTTTTCTGAAATCACTAATCGATCCAATCCAACTTCCTCACGCAAATTTGCAAACAGTAAAATTGTAATCATTTTCTCATTCTTCCTTCTTTGGTTTTCCTTCTGAATATGGTGTGTTTTCAAGTTGATCTCCAACCCACATCGTTCCATCTTCCCAAAATTCTTTTTTCCAAATTGGAACGATTCGTTTTATACGTTCAATCGCGTACTCATTCGCTTCATAAGCTACTTTACGATGCGGTGATGAAACTGCAATGACTACTGCAATATCCATTATTTCTAGCCGCCCTACACGGTGCGTAATTGCTACTTTTGCGTCCGGCCATTTCCCACTAATTTCTCCACCAATTCTCATAAGTTGTTTTACTGCCATCGGCTTATATGCTTCATACTCTAAATGTAGCGTTCGTTTTCCTTTTGTTAATTCTCTCACCGTACCAATAAATGTTGTAATTGCTCCTGCTTCTCTTCTTGCAACCTTATTCGTTACTTCTTCAACTACAATCGGTATATCTACAATTTCAAATAGCGCTTGTCCCATTAGAACCACCTCTCCCTTTACAAAATGTCCAAGGCCATTTACTACCTTCGTTATCTTCTAATAAAAGAACATCGACAAACATATCTTTTTTATATCCTCTTGTCCCGCCCGGCAATACGATAAACGCGTTTGATTCTGCCAATGAAGAAACTGAGCTAGATTTATCAAACCCTGATGGATAAGCGATTAACTGACCTTCGTTATATGTCAATTTTGCTCGTACAAATCTTGTAAATGGATTCGGTTTTAGAAAATCTTCTCCTAATAACGCTTTTTCTCTTTTTAAATGTACTTTTTCACTAAACATATACGTCCGAATACACGGTCTTGCGAATAATTCAAACCCTACGTAACAAGCTGATGGATTTCCTGATAAACCAAATAATAACTTGCCATTTAATTGTGCTACAGTCGTAACACTTCCTGGTCGCATTGCAACTTTATTAAAAAGAACAAATGCACCTAACTTTTCGTAAATAGCTGGTAAATAATCATAATCTCCTACTGATACACCGCCCGTTGTAATTAACATATCTACTTGGCCAAGCGCTTCTTTCACAGCTGTAAAACACGTATTAAAATCATCACTAAACTTCCCAAAATATTTTACTCTTCCGCCTGCTCTTCGGATTT
This genomic interval from Bacillus thuringiensis contains the following:
- a CDS encoding DUF1294 domain-containing protein, producing the protein MKWIYFIIINVIAFSLMGLDKRKAKKKQWRTPESTLFLSAAAGGAVGAWIGMYMFHHKTHKKKFVFGIPLLVAITVCLLFVV
- a CDS encoding P-loop NTPase — encoded protein: MLTQEQIMNALKHVEDPELHKSVVELNMVRNIQMNGTEVKLEVVLTIQGCPLKAKIQQDIEESLYAIGVSKVEVIFGSMTQEERASLTEKLKKNTRTETGMPSMLRPDSGVRFITVTSGKGGVGKSTVTINLATALARMGKKVGILDADIYGFSIPAMMETNKKPTMIDQTAIPVISHGVKIMSMGFFTEGNNPVMWRGPMLNKWIQNFLANTHWGELDYLLLDLPPGTGDVAIDVAAMVPQAKEIIVTTPHNVASFVASRVGVMAKHTKHEILGIVENMAYYEEQDGSKNYLFGKGGGEMLAEQLQTEVIAKIPFAKREENNGSSVYDEDSLVGEVFTSLAEDIIYRG
- the moaD gene encoding molybdopterin converting factor subunit 1, which encodes MITILLFANLREEVGLDRLVISEKQEMTVQQLKEWLKASYCLQTLDKVMVAVNEEFVMNEDMIKTGDIVALIPPVSGG
- the moaE gene encoding molybdopterin synthase catalytic subunit MoaE, which produces MGQALFEIVDIPIVVEEVTNKVARREAGAITTFIGTVRELTKGKRTLHLEYEAYKPMAVKQLMRIGGEISGKWPDAKVAITHRVGRLEIMDIAVVIAVSSPHRKVAYEANEYAIERIKRIVPIWKKEFWEDGTMWVGDQLENTPYSEGKPKKEE
- a CDS encoding molybdopterin molybdotransferase MoeA, giving the protein MERRVPITVEEAVRKVMGFAHKGLKELLPIELAYGRILAEDLVADHDVPSFNRSPYDGFAIRAEDTNLASYETPIVFEVVGEIGAGSLFHEKVGPFQAVRIMTGAQIPTGCDAVVMLELTRQYEKKGNNYIEVKRSFKTGDNISVQGEDARKGTVLAKKGSYINPGISALLATFGYSEVPVARKPVIGLLATGSELLDVNESLQPGKIRNSNTYMILSQIRRAGGRVKYFGKFSDDFNTCFTAVKEALGQVDMLITTGGVSVGDYDYLPAIYEKLGAFVLFNKVAMRPGSVTTVAQLNGKLLFGLSGNPSACYVGFELFARPCIRTYMFSEKVHLKREKALLGEDFLKPNPFTRFVRAKLTYNEGQLIAYPSGFDKSSSVSSLAESNAFIVLPGGTRGYKKDMFVDVLLLEDNEGSKWPWTFCKGRGGSNGTSAI